GGGAGCACAAACAGGGATTGGTAAAGGGTTTTACGAGGAAATACAACATCATCAAATTGGTCTACAACGAGGTTTTTGGAAATGTGCTTGATGCCATTACAAGAGAAAAGCGGATTAAGGGCGGTTCGAGGAAGAGGAAAATCGCCTTGATTGAAAGCGTGAACAAGGAGTGGCGGGATCTGTACTATGACCTGTGAGATTGCTTCGCGACCTTTGGTCGCTCGCAATGACGCCCTCCCTTGTCATTGCGAGGAGGGAACCGACGAAGCAATCCAC
The nucleotide sequence above comes from candidate division TA06 bacterium. Encoded proteins:
- a CDS encoding GIY-YIG nuclease family protein, which gives rise to MHKQYSVYIMTNKHHTVFYTGITSDLKKRVWEHKQGLVKGFTRKYNIIKLVYNEVFGNVLDAITREKRIKGGSRKRKIALIESVNKEWRDLYYDL